A stretch of the Aggregatibacter sp. HMT-949 genome encodes the following:
- a CDS encoding type II toxin-antitoxin system HigA family antitoxin: protein MNIKPIKNEQDYQQALALVEPYFAREDELNEQELDFFDVMVTLIEAYEAKHYPIDPPTPIEAIKFRMEQEGLEIKDLDSIIGKPNRVYEIFNKTRPLTLNMIRNIHQKMGISADILIQP from the coding sequence ATGAATATCAAACCCATCAAAAACGAACAAGATTATCAACAAGCCCTCGCCTTGGTTGAGCCTTATTTTGCACGTGAAGACGAATTAAATGAACAAGAACTGGATTTTTTCGACGTCATGGTTACCCTAATTGAAGCTTACGAAGCAAAGCATTACCCAATAGACCCGCCCACACCGATTGAAGCGATAAAATTCAGAATGGAACAAGAAGGATTAGAGATCAAAGACTTAGACAGCATAATCGGCAAACCGAACCGCGTTTATGAAATCTTCAACAAAACCCGCCCGCTAACGCTCAACATGATCCGCAACATCCACCAAAAAATGGGTATTAGCGCAGACATATTAATTCAACCTTAA
- a CDS encoding type II toxin-antitoxin system RelE/ParE family toxin, with translation MAKVVISHDAQRDLREIIANIIEYTGYEASGIKLSEDIFSKIDVIAYMPLAAGRVIHGNKREAFCRGYRIVYDVAGDEVRIQTIIHSRRLYPRP, from the coding sequence ATGGCTAAGGTGGTTATTTCTCACGATGCGCAACGAGATTTACGGGAGATTATTGCCAATATTATTGAATACACCGGTTATGAGGCCAGTGGAATCAAACTTTCTGAGGATATTTTTAGTAAGATTGATGTGATTGCTTATATGCCGCTCGCAGCGGGGCGGGTGATTCATGGTAATAAAAGAGAGGCGTTTTGTCGCGGTTATCGCATCGTGTATGATGTGGCGGGCGATGAGGTGCGGATTCAAACTATTATTCACAGTCGGCGGCTGTATCCTCGCCCTTGA